A region of the Hyperolius riggenbachi isolate aHypRig1 chromosome 9, aHypRig1.pri, whole genome shotgun sequence genome:
gaactgatgataaaagaccagttcctacacacctgtcctgttgaggtccggctgtttgtgctggatcgagaaccaaagacagtggatgaggctgcggaaatggccgatgcctacaccgcccatagagcacctgagtcccggaggactactacgcccagctggagaggagaacagagggcTAAAcccgtttcacccagcacccagaggaggcaagcaccgctgtctcctggattcaggcaaccaaccactgacactcggaaatgctttgtatgtgacagggtgggtcatatcagcacgacttgcccagagaggaagagggaggccccaaaatccagtgaggcctcaaacgccagtgaagtcccaacggcattgtgtgctaccaggaatgccactggctatgcagagaatctgcaacttgtcacggttgggggtacagttgccactgggctgagagacactggagcagaagtgactctcatacatccccagcttgtgaacccggagcagtacatacctgggaaaatgattgctgtcagaggaattgggggtgtcacccccgccatacccaccgccttggtccacctggactggggggccggcagcggattgaaagaagttggggtaaccgacaaaatccccaccaacgtgttgctgggtactgacctgggacggttagtggcccggtataagcctactccaaaccccgtggagcctgcatccccagcagaagttcaggactcttgcaaggtactgtctgataatgctgtgcaaatggggagtgctggtgaggccccaggggctatggactgtatgctaggagccagccctagtgagtctccagtgcctaggcctggagtgggacatgttgatacaaagaatgcagaaattgataatgtcatttatgacgcccgGACTATCGatgcgatcgatgcaggaactgttgatgctactggtgaagtgctgagtaccactgtgtataatgctgcagataatgttgatgttttatgtgaggGCCCAAATGACCATATACGTAGGGCTGATTATGCTGATGTCacctgtgttgtgctacataatgctgtgtgtcatgtggacactccgtcagctgcaggagtaaccagcggcgctcgctgggctgcagcaggtggactgtccactgaaggggcagatggcaccaggccagatcctcccccttcagatggtttcaagaccaaaggcgATGTGATTtacgatgtgtgtaatgtgggcgctccctcagctgccgtggtaacccgcagcgctagcgagtctacagcacagggactgtccaccgaagtggcaaatgctgctgggtcagccacatctaattcggaacctggccctgagggcccaggagcctctccgtctgcagccttcctagaatgtgtgacaggcagcactgagctctctggggctgttcaatttgacagcagcctggaagagctcagggggctagccagcaggtcaccagctgggaggggcgggctgagaggattctgggaagttattccctcggagctgtccggaggggaagaggcagaccagcagataatcgatccccaaagggaccgagagatagctcctgctactatagagaaagtgcgtgtagcgacggttggaaccctcccccagctgcagcactgtctgtatggtcgcgaattcacggttgtcactgaccctcattcccctggttggttacgtcaggttgtcaggggcaatgacacattgcagcaacctgacctagctttccagtcctgtagcttggagctaaggaattacccccccaggcccggccgtcagtgtcggctttggcaggacgattcgttagaatcatctgccggcgccatttagaagagggggcgtgtcaggaatatactggggtgcttatgatgtaaggataatattttcatttgcctgtctgactgctatgtactgtacttcagatgcgtatgtatgggtcatcatctggctttggaggaagctgtacttgtctgtgtgacagtgtggaatacaattaccctcagttcctcggagagcagggagctaattagaagccctattgtcccattataccaatcaggacatagtcagggaacttcaaagacctacatttgcatctaaagaggacttcagtgaataatgcttggggtaataagacaatggcagaagtgaagtgtgttgaagtccttttgataccatttgctacctgtggaaattaaattattggtggaggtgcaacctccttatctttgatcagctaggaagtactgtcaacaatggggttgtcacctgtaacgtggactagggaaatcttttcatgtatgtgggctattgtacatttttcgcaggtggatgttagatctctggagatccaattatgactgaggatgtaattaaatctagcttccccccgtccacacaggcttacagcctcgaggcgaatatttcattataaaaaccaggggacatctacctcaaatcagttctcttctgacggtagctacggctggtctcctggcctaagctagtggactcctggcctagccagaactgtgtccgtccacacaaaagtccacgattcttctatctggacccctttattttggtaagcaaaatcgctttgtgtgttatctttgtaacttttatcttgtaactatttttactttgttttttgtaatctttttgtatatattaagttctgcactgttctatgtttttctagaatattaaattattatttaataagtttgacttctgccgtactaaactaacactcatagcctagaagagactgaagtgtaaccgtgtataagttcatgcctaattgtacgcttgagcaacactaccgtatgaaattgtaattgcattgtgtgtgggggcgtttgtcatacgttggcctaagcgcgcagctgacccaacgtacgaacaacgccagtgcgagtagcgacagcagagtggttaacagtatcgttcggaacgactgctagtgggtctttgcttcacgacagtgtaagattgcaactgtgtgtgtgtgtgggtgcgtggcgttcccgtatttggcctaagcgcaaatctgacccaaatacgaaaacgcagattgcgtattgagcactcgatagctgagtgaacgtgtctagcaacgctagtggtggcagtgggaggtgttctgaggggttccagccttgtttgtagcttaaataaggctgttccccgcttaatctggtcaaacccgcagtcgggaaccgtatacgcaggcgtgccgcgggccggttcctgacacggaGCATTTGTAAAAGTGTTCTGTTCAGTCTCTCAActgggttgccttgtggatggtaCGGTGTTGTCCTAGAATGGGCTATTCCAGACAACTGTCTCAACCTTCTAAAAAGGTGGTTCTCAAATTCTTTACCTTGATCATGATGTAATTTTTCAGGATATCCAAATATAGGGATGAAATTGTCGAAAATCTCTGcagctttttttcctgctttgtttTGAGTAGGATATGCCTGGGCAAAAGGGGTGAAATGATCCATGACTACCAGTATGTATTCATAGCCGCCTCTGCTCTTCTCTAGGTGAAGAAAATCCACTGAGACAAGTTCAAAAGGAGCACTTGTGTTGATAGAACCCATAGGTGCCCTGTCCGGTACTGTCGGGTGCTTCTGTTTGAGGCAGCTACATCTTTTAGTAACATAGTCTGTTATCTGTTTCTGCATGAAAGGCCAGTAGAATCTTTCTCTTGCCAGCTGCATCACTTTGTCTGCTCCACAGTGGCCCATGTCATCATGTAAGTGTTTCAACACTATCAGAGTTTATTTCTCCTAGCAAAGACTCAGCCAGTTCTTTTATCTGCAGCAGATATGCCTTCCCACTGTCCTCCATGCTGCACACTGCTTCTCCCTGTAAGTGTTCCAGAATGTACTCACAGATCTCCTGCTCACTTGAACCTGTAGCTTGGGGAACTTCTTTTCCAGCATCCCCCTGAATCTGCACAGCAAGTGAGTGCAACTGCTCCTCAGACAAAGTGTGCAGAAGCTTCTGGATCTGCCACTGCAGCTTCTTCACTGAAGTAGTGTCAGCCATCTCAGAGCCTGTGTAGCTTGCTTGAAGCCTTCCCTCTCACTTTACTGTAATGGTCAGCTTCTCCCTGTGACTGTCTTGCACGATGATTACACCATCCCAGGCCGAGCCCCCATATGTAACCAGTGTTCTGTGGTATAAGTGCAGACTAGTGCCACCATGCAGCCAGCAGCATCTGTTTtaaacagaggagagacacagACATGTGGCTCAGTTGATGTCCAACTTTAATATGAGCATCAGGCCCTGGATCTCCTCAGAACACTGTAATCCTAgcagagctccctctagtggcagcCTTATTATTGAGCTGTTTGGAGGTCTGAGTTTAACCCTGTCACACAGGGAATATAATTTTCAGAATTTATAGAAAGTAAGATGGCAGCTATCATGAAACAGTACATTCTGCACCCTTGTTCAACATAATGATGTGACTCTAGTACAATGAGATCAAGTTAAGGAGAGTTtggttcaggtttgctgtaagatGTTTTAAATAAAGCCCTACAGCAAATTTGCTAATGGTAAAAAGTGTGACTCATGGAGTTTAAGAATTCTCTTTATAAAGCAATACAACAATAAATATACAATGCTTAGGTCTGGTCTTAAAAAACATATCAACATTAAAAAGATCTGTATGTTGAAAGTGTCTGATTTCACAATGAAAGAGTCAAAAATGTTACAATACTTAGTTGGCCAAGCCTCTCATATGGATGGTTTGATGCCTGACCAAATGTGAACTTCTGGAGAAAGCTTTGCCACACTCAGCACAGGTAAAAGGTCTTTCTCCAGTATGGACCTTCTGGTGCCTCACCAGATGTGAGCTGTGACCAAAGCACTTGCCACACTCGGTGCAGAGGTACGGCTTTTCCCCTGTGTGAACACGCTGGTGAATTATGAGGTTTGAGCTGCTAATAAACCGTTTGCCACAGTCATTACAGACATAAGGCCGCTCTCCAGTATGAACTCTATGATGCATAACAAGATATGACCCACTAATGAAGCTCTTCAGGCATATTTTACAAGTATGGGGTCTTTCACCAGTATGGGTCCGCTTGTGTACAACCAGACTGGCATTCTGAGTGAAGCTTTTACCACATTCTTGACAAATAAAAGACTTTGGTTCAGCTTGGACCCTTTTCTGTCTAACAGCAGTGGAGTTGTAGATCACATGTTTTTTCTCTCGGAGATGGATGCCTGTGTGATTAGTAATATGGACTTTTTTATGTCTCACTGAATTGTCATATTTCACTTCTGAGTTTTTGTCTTCAACGTGAGTTGCTTGATGGTTGAGGAAATCTGAGTGCTTGTTAAAATTGTCCCCACACTTACTACATGTGTAAATTGCAGTGTATTGGTCACTCTGTCTTTCTACAGTTCCAGAAATGCAATGATGGTCTCTTGTAGAAGATATATTGTCTGTGTGTAACATGGACCCTTCAGGTGGACTACAAGTAATCTTCCTTTGCTTTCTGCATGGTCTTGATAAAGTTTGTGCAGTTGAATAAATCCTCTGTGACATTTCATCTTCTCTGGATGAACAGTTTGGAAAAATGTGGACTTCTTTATTTAAGGAATTAtctaataagaggaaaaaaagacaCTTAAAATATGATTTATGTATTATTCACAATAAAAATCATATATATACCAAGGGGACTGAAACACTAAATTTCttcaatacctttaatgactgatATAGCAAATATTTGGCTATTTTTTCTGACTTCACTATACCTTGTGAGTCACTAACATTAAACACCTTTCAGAAAATTACTGTAATTGCCTTGGACCTAATTATGCATATAAATTAATGGATAtgctaaaaaaattatttgtaaATTATCTCATTGGTGAGAATGCATGGTTCTTGGCAGCTTTTCAGCTCTTGCACACCTGACTTAACCACTTAGCGGTAAGCCGCCACATTAAAatgtcctgctggagcctcttaatagctccaggacgttttaatgcGTTGATTGCCCCGCCTCCGTGCATGTGCGCATGCCACTTGTACCCATCGGGACATGGAGATCCACGACTGGGGAAGGGGAACAAGTGTTCCCCTAACCAATCACAATGCcttgaatgaatggacatgaacctgatcagggtcatgtccagcggacctgaactcagaacatcctctctgctctaaaagatacgcaacagcataataacctttaaacaataaaacatttctttgttacagctgatacaaatcctaaaatatatcTACACTGTTTCGACctcctgatttatggaagcagacatattggtaatatactgtgctttcaaataagcttatctgttgtggcagtcatgtgacacaggagaaaGATCAaagtacaacttgtgattagacacagatgaggggaaataaaaagtaaacccgaggtgggGACTTAAATTTTAAAAGTACCAATGCTACCTGGCggggggctgggcggatcaggtagctgccgTCTCTGCTGCTCTCCGCCACTCCTGTGGCCCGCAGTCCTTGAGTTTctgttttgtgacctctggggtcacgacgctggaaggagagCTGCTTTGtgtctcacacacagagcagcataCAGGGAGGCGGTGGAGCagccagggagagacagctgcccaatggcagctgagGAAAGGGGGATTTAGGGGTTTGAGCAGAGAATACCTCTCCTCCCTTACCCCTCGAGATTAGCGACAATTGATTGTCGCCAATTTTGGGAGGTGATAGCGTGGCACAGGGGGCAGAGAGTGGGGTGAGGGGGACCAGGGggcatgtcctgcagcagggaacatgcctctgtgtcccatctccccaccaccaccaccaaaccgccttgagtacactttaaacaggctaaactctaaatactgtacatacagaaagggcttaacctccctggcggtaagcccgtgctgagcacgggctatgctgcCGGGAGGCaccactcaggccccgctgggccgatttgcaaacattttttttttgctgcacgcagctagcactttgctagctgcgtgcagtgcctgatcgccgccgctacccgccgatccgccgctatacgcgtcgccgcagccgcccccccccccagaccccgtgggttggctggccaatcagtgccaggcagtgcggtggggtggatcggagtcccctttgacgtcacgacgtcgatgacgttggtgacgtcatcccgccccgtcgccatggcgacgggggaagccctccaggagatcccgttctttgaacgggatctcctgatctccgatcgctggcggcgatcggaggggctggggggatgccgctgagcagcggctatcatgtagcgagacctcgtctcgctacatgaaaaaacaaaaatgtatctgctgccccctggcggattttgccaaaccaccaggagggttaattcacaaaagggtgctaacttagttaatacgcgtaaaagccccttagcacgcttaAAGCCGTTTAggacgcgtaaagttttgcgcggtaAGTTAGTACGCGCAAAGATTAGCGCTGCGCAGTGACCACGAATAAACTGTGCAAGGTTTCAGGCGCACACCGCGCAGCGCTAAACCTTGcacgcgatcaataaaagctttgagtgtgctaactgcttagcaccctagttagcacgcccaaagcttttaggcgtgctaactgagttttgtgaatcgagcccaatgcatGCTTCCTTGTgttttgtgcaagagttcaggtccactttaaagattaACTTATAGGAGCCTGAAGCAGGCCTTCACTGATAACAGAAGGAAATTCCTGCTTTTGTTATGAAGTAAACATGTATTTAGCTTAGATTGGTTTACTTTATTTAACTAAGATTATGTTTGGGCGACAGAGCAGTgctgatgctgtacagatgtTTCACTAGCCCCAGGCGGAAATGAAAAACAACTACTGCATATCGCTTGttatttttaactttcatttcaaaatgtattaatttcaaTAACCCATTATTTAACAAATTATCATTTCTAAAATtgtataattgtttctaaaatTCCTAGCTATGCTtcctcagaaaaaaatcttttaccttttttacaactttttgcaccACAAAGAGCAGCTTCTCATTTATGTTACAAATTATCATTTTCAACAAACTTACTTAaacttatatataaaaaatatttgtttttcgTTTTTGACTCCTCAATGttaaataaaaccataaaaaaatattataaactAATTTATATTACACAAATAAAAGAGGAAGATATGGTTAGCCGCTCTCCAGAGGGAGTTAAGGATAggcaatgcagggggggggggggggttaaggttatggaaccactaggggagtcttagggttaggcaccaccagggtggattaaggttaggcaccaccaggaggggcttagggttaggcaccactggaggtatcttagggttgggcaccaccaggaggggcttagggttaggcaccactggaggtatcttagggttaggcaccaccaggaggatcttagggttaggcaccactgaaggtatcttagggttaggcaccaccaggagggtcttagggttaggcaccactaggggaggttAAGATTATGGAATCACCAGGGGAGTctcagggttaggctccaccagggtgggttaaggttaggcattaccaggagggtctcagggttaggttaGTCACCAAagggggaaggttctgtgtggggTAGGGAGACactaggttatagtaaaatatctgtaagtaTTAAAGcaacagcaacacatcaatgttacagatgctgaaaagcggacataactgcgttagtgggctcaggccctaaatggtatcatcttgattcaaaacttcttgcttttacaaaTATTATGGTCAGGTGTGGGAAAAAAAGCTGattaatattttatttaatacaggtagtccctggttaacgaacgagatagggactgtaggttcgttcttaacctgaatctgttcttaagttggaacattgtgccatctctgtcccctgtacctcctctgtgccccctgtgcctccagtgtccccctctgtgccacctctgccctttgtacctgtttatacaagtttaaaagccattttttctttgattttttttaaatcgattttttcaaaaactacaagtccaatttgaaaaaaaaaatttacttgttcccatggaaacagagaatctatgccgttcgtatcggcgggtcgttcgtaagtcggggactacctgtatagattTGTTTGTATTGTACATTTATAGATTATATACAAACGTATACTCCCTTTTTAAACAACATGAAAGGCTAAGAATAAAAATATTGACACACAGAGACTGGCACATACTGACACAGTGGGATTGTCACTGGCACAGATATACTGCAGCTGACACAAACTGAAAATGTCAGTGACATGCATGCTGACAATAATACACAGTACAATGTATACATACCAGAGAAAGAATCAAACAGATTTTTCCTCCTTTGTTTGTATAAATCACTCTTCACACACAGTTCCTCTCCACTATGAACTTTGGACACAGTCTCAGGCTTCACATAAAGGTAACCTAATTCATGAGAAATTAGGAATTTTAGCATTAGCTTTCAACAAATTTACTGTATAAGTAGAATTatatccctttaacctccttagcagtaaccatGAGctaggctcggggtggaaaactGCAGCTTAGAGCAGTAACCCTGAGCTATACTCGTGGTAGCTgccgggaggtctatgca
Encoded here:
- the LOC137532597 gene encoding zinc finger protein 662-like isoform X2 translates to MLGVLSHAALSPKAASQWHRLRALPQPACRALLLRAGLGLPGCASGCRQEASKSSPGETVCFSVEELDSLEEREKQSYLYVKPETVSKVHSGEELCVKSDLYKQRRKNLFDSFSDNSLNKEVHIFPNCSSREDEMSQRIYSTAQTLSRPCRKQRKITCSPPEGSMLHTDNISSTRDHHCISGTVERQSDQYTAIYTCSKCGDNFNKHSDFLNHQATHVEDKNSEVKYDNSVRHKKVHITNHTGIHLREKKHVIYNSTAVRQKRVQAEPKSFICQECGKSFTQNASLVVHKRTHTGERPHTCKICLKSFISGSYLVMHHRVHTGERPYVCNDCGKRFISSSNLIIHQRVHTGEKPYLCTECGKCFGHSSHLVRHQKVHTGERPFTCAECGKAFSRSSHLVRHQTIHMRGLAN
- the LOC137532597 gene encoding zinc finger protein 662-like isoform X1, producing the protein MLGVLSHAALSPKAASQWHRLRALPQPACRALLLRAGLGLPGCASGCRQEASKSSPGETVCFSVEELDSLEEREKQSNKNSVKIHQRPNLVGYLYVKPETVSKVHSGEELCVKSDLYKQRRKNLFDSFSDNSLNKEVHIFPNCSSREDEMSQRIYSTAQTLSRPCRKQRKITCSPPEGSMLHTDNISSTRDHHCISGTVERQSDQYTAIYTCSKCGDNFNKHSDFLNHQATHVEDKNSEVKYDNSVRHKKVHITNHTGIHLREKKHVIYNSTAVRQKRVQAEPKSFICQECGKSFTQNASLVVHKRTHTGERPHTCKICLKSFISGSYLVMHHRVHTGERPYVCNDCGKRFISSSNLIIHQRVHTGEKPYLCTECGKCFGHSSHLVRHQKVHTGERPFTCAECGKAFSRSSHLVRHQTIHMRGLAN
- the LOC137532597 gene encoding zinc finger protein 383-like isoform X3 — translated: MLMEKRKAAKRQVLDARLKFLEEMQEASKSSPGETVCFSVEELDSLEEREKQSNKNSVKIHQRPNLVGYLYVKPETVSKVHSGEELCVKSDLYKQRRKNLFDSFSDNSLNKEVHIFPNCSSREDEMSQRIYSTAQTLSRPCRKQRKITCSPPEGSMLHTDNISSTRDHHCISGTVERQSDQYTAIYTCSKCGDNFNKHSDFLNHQATHVEDKNSEVKYDNSVRHKKVHITNHTGIHLREKKHVIYNSTAVRQKRVQAEPKSFICQECGKSFTQNASLVVHKRTHTGERPHTCKICLKSFISGSYLVMHHRVHTGERPYVCNDCGKRFISSSNLIIHQRVHTGEKPYLCTECGKCFGHSSHLVRHQKVHTGERPFTCAECGKAFSRSSHLVRHQTIHMRGLAN